The Arachis ipaensis cultivar K30076 chromosome B03, Araip1.1, whole genome shotgun sequence region TATTGGAAAGAACATTATGGAGATTGAAAATCTCATGCAAATTTCAAACAAAACTACTCTTACAaaattaatttatgttatttaattttttaacaaaaaaaagttcTTATTGTCCCAAAATAATAAGATTAGGGGATAAAGAGGCTTCATTTTTTTGGTAAGATCTTGTGTTATTCGTTATTCTTTGTGAAAATAAACAAGAGTTGAGTTAAGTATTTAATTTGTATAAACATGTTTGTtttaaggtggaaactcaggtgcagtcgacttcacctgaaatTGATAGGTGAGAGCATTGGattaaaatttagtcaaattagtcaaatcatctaacgctctcagatatcaacttcacgtgaagtcgactgcacatgAGTTTCCACCTTGTTTTAATTAaggttaagttttttttttatagtatCTTTTAATTCGACAAGTAAACGATTAATTTATTGTGGATCTGAGTTTTATTTAAGAGCGTGTCTTGTGTTAGTCATTAATAAATTACTGTATACAAATCATGATTCAAATTTTCGACATTTATTTAACCAAAAACCGAACTTGGTTAGTCAAGGTTAAGTTGTATATCCGGAAATTCAAAATATTGGATGGTGTTATCATCTTTAAATGTTGCGTGCAGTCATCATCTCATTATTATTATGCACATCAGTTTGGTTAGAACAAAATCTACATTTTAATTGTTGTATGACTTTCTTCGGATCAATTAGGTTATAACTGCGGACAATTTGTCACATGCACGAGGAAGGAATAATTCAAGTACAAGATTTCTCCAAAAAAGTGTAATTCCAGAGAAGAATAAAATACCTCAAAATTGATGTTATATGTCTCCTGAACTGTGctgaatttaatattaaaataaccaaaACTCATAATATTTAaatagaaatattatttttacaaaaggaaattttattttctaaacagTAGAAACAACATAAAACATATACACAAAAATATCTAGAGTAATGCTAGGGCGACaacttaatatatataattttatacgtataatatttatatttatgtgtttattatatataaaattatttatttattttaacaatAATTAAGAAATACAAACTAtaacttaaaaatatttatttatcacAAATTAATAATATTGTCCTACAGTTGTAGAAATGGAATAGGATTGAGTCTTGCAACTGGGATGCAAATAAGATCATGGGCTCTAGGAGCAGTTAATCCTGGCCGTTCATCCATATCGATAGGTATTCCATGATCCAACAACTTCTCTTTGGAATCAAACATGTTCCAATCAAAGCATTGAACAAGAGCTCCAATAATGGCAGGCAGCTCCCTCATGGCCAAGGGCATGCCGGGGCAACCTCGCCTTCCGGTACCAAAGGGCAACAGCTCGAAGTGATGTCCTTTGGTATCTAAGGCATTCCCTTGGCCTTCAAGGAATCTCTCGGGCCTAAATTCTAGTGGGCTGTCCCAGATTGTTGGGTCTCGGCCCATGGCCCAAATATTAATGCATAATATTGAGCCCTTTGGGATGTTGTAACCGCTAATTACACAGTCATTGATTCCCTTTCTCATAAGAAGAGGTATTGGAGGATGAAGCCTTAGTGTTTCTTTTATGATGGCATGGATGTATGGAAGGTTTGAATTGTCATTTTCACACACCAATCTTTGGTTCCCAGAGACTCTATCTACCTCTTCTTGTGCCTTCTTCAATACTCTTGGGTTGTTGAATAATTCAGCTATTGACCATTCTACTGAGATTGCAGTTGTATCCGTGGCTGCTGTGAAATAATCctgaaataataataatgccaatcatttaaatttttttagaatttaattttaatacattatCGGTATGAAATAATTTTATACGCGTATTTAATTATTTAACGCCATgtcaataaaaaatatcttttatattAACCGCATggatagttattaaaaaaatagatataattaaataatatgttGATAAAATGTTTTATAATattaatacattaaaattaaaNNNNNNNNNNNNNNNNNNNNNNNNNNNNNNNNNNNNNNNNNNNNNNNNNNNNNNNNNNNNNNNNNNNNNNNNNNNNNNNNNNNNNNNNNNNNNNNNNNNNNNNNNNNNNNNNNNNNNNNNNNNNNNNNNNNNNNNNNNNNNNNNNNNNNNNNNNNNNNNNNNNNNNNNNNNNNNNNNNNNNNNNNNNNNNNNNNNNNNNNNNNNNNNNNNNNNNNNNNNNNNNNNNNNNNNNNNNNNNNNNNNNNNNNNNNNNNNNNNNNNNNNNNNNNNNNNNNNNNNNNNNNNNNNNNNNNNNNNNNNNNNNNNNNNNNNNNNNNNNNNNNNNNNNNNNNNNNNNNNNNNNNNNNNNNNNNNNNNNNNNNNNNNNNNNNNNNNNNNNNNNNNNNNNNNNNNNNNNNNNNNNNNNNNNNNNNNNNNNNNNNNNNNNNNNNNNNNNNNNNNNNNNNNNNNNNNNNNNNNNNNNNNNNNNNNNNNNNNNNNNNNNNNNNNNNNNNNNNNNNNNNNNNNNNNNNNNNNNNNNNNNNNNNNNNNNNNNNNNNNNNNNNNNNNNNNNNNNNNNNNNNNNNNNNNNNNNNNNNNNNNNNNNNNNNNNNNNNNNNNNNNNNNNNNNNNNNNNNNNNNNNNNNNNNNNNNNNNNNNNNNNNNNNNNNNNNNNNNNNNNNNNNNNNNNNNNNNNNNNNNNNNNNNNNNNNNNNNNNNNNNNNNNNNNNNNNNNNNNNNNNNNNNNNNNNNNNNNNNNNNNNNNNNNNNNNNaatataaatatataaaaatattataaatcaattattatatttatttttgtattaataCATATATTGTTTTATATCTATGAGGTacggacacttcgctgagttgccgtatccgcgtgtcggacacatttcggacacgacactcgtCCGATACGCCTGTCCAACCATGtcttaataaaaaacaaaaaattcttctccggacacaCCTAAAATGCCATCACGTGTCAGAGTGTCTAgtcttatttttaacatatattcttaaaataaatttagatatagtatatattattatttattaaaacaaaaaatattttaaatacttgatataattaaaataagacattaaaaataattaaaaaatttaatttatattttaatattaataaaatattaaaatatcattacaatttatttaaaaaatactttatattttatatgtatacgtATCCCATAttatgtaagattttaaaattcgcgtgtcggcaTATCCGTATCGTCCAtagttttatatattttaatatatgaaATAGTAGATAATTATAATTAGTTTGAGGACTTACGAGGATGAATGATTTGATATGATTTCTGGTCAACTCAACCTCAGAATCTTTATCCTCCGAAACATCAAGTAAAATGTCAAGAAAATCCTTCActttattatcattatcatcacAACCCTTATTCAcaaccttcttcttccttctaagATTCTCGCGGTCAGAGATAATCTTCTCCAACAGTGCATCATACCTCTTATGAATCTGCATGGCTCTCTTCTTGAAACCCTGCAAGTCCAACACCTTAAGGAACCCTAAAAAGTCCGAAACATTGAACTCTCCGAAGATCTTAGTCACTTCTCGGACCAAAACCCTAGCCTCTTCGGCTTGGCTATCTGTCCCAGAACTCTTGATGCTGAGCATCATCTGAGATATGATGTTGTTGGAGAGCTTCATAAGCATTTCGGTTAGGTTTACACTCTCATTAGCCATTGATTTTTCAGCCAGAGATCGAATGAACCCGTGGAGTTCCCTCGTTCGAATGGGGAGAAACTGCGACAAAGTTCGGCTCCCCAAAAGCTCACTGGTGCTGAGTTTTTTCATAAACTTCCAATAGGTGTTATATGGGGAAAAAGCAAAGGTGGAATCATGGTAGGTAACTATGTTTATAGCCATATTCATTTTCCGAGAAGAGTATGTGAGCTCGTTTTCTTTGAGAAACTCTTTGGCAAGAGATGGGTTGCTTGCAACtacgaaccgaaccgaaccggtttTAAGGAGTATAATGGGTCCATATTTGTGTGAGAGGTCTTTGAAGGCTTGGTGGATTAAGGGTTTGAGAAGGTGGAGGTGACCAATTATGGGAAGTGATGGTGGGCTTGGAGGGTAACTCAAACATGATTTGTTTCTCTTGGAAGAAGAGAACATtttgagaaagagaagagagaagagaagagctaCCATTATCATGGGAAGAGAAATCATCTTAGGTTATTAGATtgtgttttgattgatgaatttgttGAATAATAGAAACCATAATATATAATGGAGAAAGAGTAGGGAGGTGAAATTTGCTTTTTGGTTAAGGAGAAGTATAGGTAACcaataagatttttgaataatgtgtaaacaatgtgaattaacagagttaaaagagtaaatttaattagtaatattaaattaggatgtagtgtattttcatttgatttgtggttgttcatattgtttaaaATAGTCATTGTTTACCTACCACTCCCCATTGGTTAATTATGATTTTGGTctttaaatattaattagaaaattatttttgtttttaatctttttttgtataaaaaattgTCTCTAAaatttaacttggttttaaaatcgtcctatCTTAGAAACTAAAATTGTACGAAAATAGCGgcgaaaataaagatagaagtaGATCGTAAACAATTGTTAtggataatttaatttaaaattttaatatttaaataaaaaaattattttaaaaacaaaaaaattttcaatccaTACCTTAAAAAGCAAAATCTTACCTAACCTTTTGCCTTTGTACCTACCCTTGTTGGTATATCATACGTTAAGCCTATTTATAGAATGCATGGTTAACGTATATCATAGGTTAATAAGCCTGTATATAGAATGCATGGTCATCTAATTAATTAACATGGGGCTTTAATAGTCCACTTACTTGACTTGATATATAGATGGGacgtatataattatatatagttatataccattattaatacgttgaatttttttgtttctttgattgGCAAAAATTTAGGTAATGTAATCACGCACACACAAATAATGAATAAGCAAGAGTGGTTAAAATATGAGAAATAGTAATTTAACGAATAATTCTAATTAACCATATATCATGTGCCAAcctttaggtagcatttggtagagagatagagactgaaagactgagactaagagacagagaccgAAATAAATCTCAATATTGTATTTGGTACAAagtgagagacagaaattgaaataagaatgaagttctaatttaatttgtacaaaagataaaattataattaattaattgaaatagagtattttaagtataaaatgttattaaagttttagctTTTGTCTTTAAAAATTTCAGTCTCATATGtctctactttttggaggtattaaaatactaaaatttttgaGATAGAGATAGAAATTTTAGTACCCATCTCTGAgtcaacaaacataatactgagtctCGCTCAATCTCCTAATTtctgtctcaatacctcaaaacaaacgaaTTTTATAACTAGATTTTGATGTGATCAAACACTAATACTTTATTTaactcttcattttttttatcatcaaattgaaataaataaattttggTAATCCAAAGATCAGAACTCTTAAAATA contains the following coding sequences:
- the LOC107634112 gene encoding licodione synthase-like encodes the protein MISLPMIMVALLFSLLFLKMFSSSKRNKSCLSYPPSPPSLPIIGHLHLLKPLIHQAFKDLSHKYGPIILLKTGSVRFVVASNPSLAKEFLKENELTYSSRKMNMAINIVTYHDSTFAFSPYNTYWKFMKKLSTSELLGSRTLSQFLPIRTRELHGFIRSLAEKSMANESVNLTEMLMKLSNNIISQMMLSIKSSGTDSQAEEARVLVREVTKIFGEFNVSDFLGFLKVLDLQGFKKRAMQIHKRYDALLEKIISDRENLRRKKKVVNKGCDDNDNKVKDFLDILLDVSEDKDSEVELTRNHIKSFILDYFTAATDTTAISVEWSIAELFNNPRVLKKAQEEVDRVSGNQRLVCENDNSNLPYIHAIIKETLRLHPPIPLLMRKGINDCVISGYNIPKGSILCINIWAMGRDPTIWDSPLEFRPERFLEGQGNALDTKGHHFELLPFGTGRRGCPGMPLAMRELPAIIGALVQCFDWNMFDSKEKLLDHGIPIDMDERPGLTAPRAHDLICIPVARLNPIPFLQL